One Nostoc punctiforme PCC 73102 DNA window includes the following coding sequences:
- a CDS encoding cupin domain-containing protein — MTVNLQGILQQPGQGSSYWVLGDLYTFKAVGENTSQAYALFEITVQPQSGTPPHIHSHEDEAFYIQEGELEFQLNEQIVLATPGTFLHSPKGQLHRFTNISLEPVKLLCWVTPAGLEKFFIEVGVPVSERISSPTVSPTDIEKVLAAAPRYGLEIIPPPAESS, encoded by the coding sequence ATGACAGTTAATCTCCAAGGAATATTACAGCAACCAGGACAAGGTTCTTCTTATTGGGTGCTTGGGGATTTGTACACTTTCAAGGCAGTAGGTGAAAATACTAGTCAAGCCTACGCTCTATTTGAAATTACCGTTCAACCACAAAGTGGTACACCTCCCCATATACATAGTCACGAAGATGAAGCTTTTTATATTCAAGAGGGAGAATTAGAATTTCAGCTTAATGAGCAAATAGTTTTAGCAACTCCTGGAACCTTTCTTCATTCTCCTAAAGGTCAACTTCACAGGTTTACAAACATCAGTTTAGAGCCAGTAAAATTGTTGTGCTGGGTAACGCCGGCAGGGTTAGAGAAGTTTTTCATAGAAGTGGGTGTGCCAGTTTCAGAGAGGATTTCATCACCTACTGTCAGTCCCACAGACATCGAAAAAGTTTTGGCTGCGGCTCCGAGGTATGGTCTTGAAATTATTCCTCCACCTGCTGAATCTTCGTAG
- a CDS encoding ATP-binding protein: MSKADDEEMLLQQPWQRERQIIARLSSLNYRTGEIGSYLHNIACGVSELIAVDWTVVTFCQEGFETILASSLEMSEDTPRVYALHGRLIATVLQIGRTLAVEDAVANPEYGKPAPGYRAYLGIPLQTTEGQVFGTVCSFHRQAREFTKEEIQIVELFAERAATAIDHYHLYQQQCQFNHILETEVEKRTAELQAAQAKLLEQERLAAIGEFAAMIVHEIRNPLTTMIMGLKYFKKTVLTEAAFERLSLALSEASRLENLLSEILLYAKPQVLQLCELDVNEFICELLMPICEMPEALSRQIEFIPALPSVKILGDKDKLKQVFINIVRNACEAVSAGDAIKWEVDSSSFDKICINVCNGGEPIPSEVLSKLTQPFFSTKPSGTGLGLAISKRIVNAHGGELSIESDTMTGTKVSVQLPVVGLGSL, from the coding sequence ATGAGCAAAGCCGATGATGAAGAAATGTTGTTGCAACAGCCTTGGCAGCGCGAACGGCAGATAATAGCACGTTTATCCTCTTTGAACTATCGCACTGGTGAAATAGGTAGCTATTTACACAACATTGCCTGTGGAGTCAGCGAACTGATTGCAGTTGATTGGACGGTTGTTACCTTTTGCCAAGAGGGGTTTGAAACTATTCTAGCGAGTAGTCTGGAAATGTCCGAAGATACACCTCGTGTTTATGCACTGCATGGTAGATTGATTGCCACAGTTTTGCAAATTGGGCGCACATTAGCTGTTGAGGATGCTGTGGCTAATCCAGAATATGGTAAACCTGCGCCAGGTTATCGAGCATATTTAGGGATACCTTTGCAAACTACTGAAGGTCAAGTCTTCGGTACTGTTTGCTCTTTTCATCGGCAAGCGAGGGAATTTACAAAAGAAGAAATCCAAATTGTGGAATTGTTCGCTGAACGTGCTGCTACTGCCATCGATCATTACCATCTTTACCAGCAGCAGTGCCAATTTAATCATATCCTGGAGACTGAGGTAGAAAAACGCACCGCAGAACTACAAGCAGCCCAAGCCAAACTTTTAGAACAGGAACGGCTGGCAGCTATTGGTGAATTTGCGGCGATGATTGTGCATGAAATTCGCAATCCCCTGACCACAATGATTATGGGATTGAAGTATTTTAAGAAAACTGTTCTGACTGAAGCGGCTTTTGAACGATTATCGCTGGCACTTAGTGAGGCTAGTCGGCTAGAAAATCTGCTGAGTGAAATTTTGCTTTATGCCAAACCCCAGGTATTGCAACTGTGTGAATTGGATGTGAATGAATTTATTTGTGAATTACTGATGCCAATATGCGAGATGCCAGAAGCACTCTCACGGCAAATCGAATTTATCCCAGCGTTACCTTCAGTCAAAATCTTAGGAGATAAAGATAAGCTAAAACAAGTGTTTATTAATATTGTCCGCAATGCTTGTGAGGCAGTCTCAGCCGGAGATGCGATTAAATGGGAAGTGGATAGTTCGTCTTTTGATAAAATCTGCATTAATGTCTGCAATGGTGGTGAGCCAATTCCTTCAGAGGTTTTGTCAAAGCTAACGCAGCCGTTCTTTTCCACAAAACCAAGCGGTACTGGGTTGGGGCTTGCCATTAGCAAACGTATCGTCAATGCTCATGGTGGAGAATTATCTATTGAATCTGACACCATGACAGGTACTAAAGTAAGCGTTCAATTACCTGTAGTTGGTCTTGGGAGCCTTTAA
- a CDS encoding ATP-binding protein: MIKVEDIGIGIAVEHQQRIFDRFYRVDRDRFRTSGGSGLGLAIAIAIARAHKGNIHVQSQPGLGSTFTVQLPFSS; encoded by the coding sequence ATGATTAAAGTTGAAGATATAGGAATTGGTATTGCTGTTGAACATCAACAGCGAATTTTTGATCGCTTCTACCGAGTAGATCGCGACCGCTTTCGTACCTCTGGCGGTTCGGGTTTAGGATTAGCCATCGCAATCGCGATCGCCAGAGCGCATAAAGGCAATATTCACGTTCAAAGTCAACCTGGGCTTGGTAGTACATTTACAGTTCAACTTCCTTTTTCATCGTGA
- a CDS encoding DUF389 domain-containing protein: MCVSEAPPKEIATFGLLANSTAVIIGAMIIAPLMLPIRGLAFGALIGNINLFRKGVIAVFLGTLLALLISCSIGWIVNLPSFGSEVLSRSKPNLLDLGIAVAAGCISGYAKVNSKISASVAGTAIAVALMPPICVIGLGLAKFNLSLSLGATLLYLTNLLGISLACMLTFLFTGYSPVDRARKALLWALALTGALLIPLTVSFTRLVRQAELETHLRKALLNRTVTFQRLELLKTDTNWLSNPPQVRLSVSAQSPVTSKQVSLLESFLEKEIGQRFSLIFEVSQVKEVRREKPDSPNKSLIDKEEKEE, from the coding sequence ATGTGCGTTAGCGAAGCTCCTCCGAAGGAGATCGCTACATTTGGTCTACTTGCCAATAGCACTGCTGTAATTATCGGCGCAATGATTATCGCACCTCTGATGTTGCCAATTCGAGGTTTAGCCTTTGGTGCATTAATTGGAAATATCAACTTATTTCGTAAAGGCGTAATAGCAGTATTCTTAGGCACATTACTAGCACTTTTAATTTCTTGCAGTATAGGTTGGATCGTTAATCTACCTAGTTTCGGCAGTGAAGTGCTATCTCGCTCCAAACCTAACCTGCTTGATTTGGGTATTGCAGTTGCAGCAGGTTGTATCAGTGGCTACGCTAAAGTCAATTCAAAAATTTCTGCTAGTGTGGCAGGGACAGCAATAGCTGTTGCCCTTATGCCCCCAATTTGCGTCATCGGTTTAGGTCTAGCAAAATTTAACTTGTCACTCAGCTTAGGAGCAACTTTGCTCTATCTAACTAACCTTTTGGGTATTAGCCTTGCTTGTATGCTGACATTTTTATTCACCGGCTATTCTCCAGTCGATCGCGCACGAAAAGCGCTGCTATGGGCATTGGCTTTAACAGGTGCTTTACTAATACCTTTAACTGTGAGCTTTACTCGATTAGTTAGACAAGCAGAACTCGAAACCCATTTGAGAAAGGCACTCCTGAACCGAACTGTAACTTTTCAACGTTTGGAACTACTGAAAACTGATACTAATTGGCTGAGTAATCCGCCTCAAGTTCGCTTGAGCGTTAGCGCACAATCACCTGTAACATCAAAGCAAGTAAGCCTTTTAGAATCGTTTCTTGAAAAAGAAATTGGGCAACGTTTTTCCCTGATTTTTGAAGTTAGTCAGGTAAAAGAAGTCAGACGAGAAAAACCAGATTCTCCTAACAAAAGTCTAATAGACAAGGAAGAAAAGGAGGAATGA
- a CDS encoding Na+/H+ antiporter, whose translation MALDSTTSEVVIAEQLKQFLLVLSVSLGVATLPQIFSWLRRIPYTLLLVIVGLGLAFVNVRLVNLSPELILMIFLPPLLFEAAWNLKWSDLKRDLFPICLYAVVGVIISIAGVAIGLHQFAGLELSIALLVGASLSATDPVSVTALFRELGASKRLRTLMEGESLFNDGMAVVAFGLLVALPLGNAKLDLQSALLEFFQVVGIGISVGGLIGFGISYLTQRFDLPLVEQSLTLVSAYSTYLITEYLGGSGVIGVVTTALILGNFGSRIGMNPRTRFIVTEFWEFLAFFVNSIVFLLIGDQIRFAVLGDNLKTIAVTIAAMVVGRAVSIYALSSLSNWLAKSNIPLSEQTVLTWGGLRGSVSIALALSVPAILPQREEIIATVFGVVLFTLLVQGLTTQPLLEKLQLLGSQPLHQKYTEAIARQVALQRALEYLETTQKRPGIQPEFYHYQKTLLSGEITFLQEEIDKLLDEYPNLQEFTTEELRGELLAIEADTYAEFVRAGKLNKELSPFLQTTHDVTDGKE comes from the coding sequence ATGGCATTAGATTCTACCACGAGCGAAGTTGTAATTGCAGAACAACTCAAGCAATTTCTACTAGTATTATCTGTCTCATTGGGTGTAGCAACACTACCACAAATTTTTAGTTGGTTGCGCCGCATTCCTTATACACTCTTACTAGTCATAGTGGGATTAGGGTTAGCATTCGTCAATGTACGATTGGTTAATCTCTCTCCTGAATTGATTCTGATGATTTTCTTACCACCCCTGCTGTTTGAAGCTGCTTGGAATTTGAAATGGTCAGACTTAAAGCGGGATTTGTTCCCTATTTGTTTGTATGCAGTAGTAGGGGTAATAATTTCTATTGCCGGAGTAGCAATCGGTCTTCATCAATTCGCTGGACTTGAACTTAGCATTGCTCTATTAGTTGGAGCTAGTCTATCAGCAACCGATCCAGTTTCGGTAACGGCTCTATTTCGGGAACTAGGAGCAAGCAAACGTTTAAGAACGCTGATGGAAGGAGAAAGTTTATTTAATGATGGCATGGCCGTTGTGGCTTTTGGCTTATTAGTTGCTCTGCCGTTAGGTAATGCCAAACTTGATTTACAGTCTGCTTTATTAGAATTTTTTCAAGTAGTAGGCATTGGTATCAGCGTTGGAGGACTAATTGGGTTTGGTATTTCCTATCTAACCCAACGTTTCGACTTACCATTAGTAGAACAATCCCTTACCCTGGTTTCTGCCTACAGCACTTACCTAATTACAGAATATTTGGGTGGTTCTGGAGTGATTGGAGTTGTCACCACAGCTTTAATTTTAGGCAACTTTGGCTCACGCATTGGCATGAACCCGCGCACGCGGTTTATTGTAACTGAATTTTGGGAATTTCTAGCTTTTTTTGTGAATTCGATTGTATTTCTCTTAATTGGCGATCAAATTCGCTTTGCTGTCTTAGGAGATAACCTAAAAACTATTGCAGTGACGATCGCAGCTATGGTTGTAGGACGGGCAGTATCTATTTATGCTTTAAGTAGTCTCAGCAACTGGTTAGCTAAATCCAACATTCCTTTATCTGAACAAACTGTATTGACGTGGGGTGGGCTGCGCGGCTCTGTTTCCATTGCCCTGGCCTTGAGTGTACCAGCCATACTCCCGCAAAGGGAAGAAATTATTGCTACAGTATTTGGAGTAGTTTTATTTACACTGTTAGTACAAGGCTTAACTACTCAACCATTATTAGAGAAACTCCAACTTTTAGGTTCGCAACCGCTACATCAAAAATACACCGAAGCAATTGCCCGTCAAGTCGCTCTCCAACGGGCGCTGGAATATTTAGAAACAACACAAAAGCGTCCCGGCATTCAGCCAGAGTTTTATCATTACCAGAAGACGCTGCTTTCAGGAGAAATTACCTTTTTGCAAGAAGAAATTGACAAGTTACTTGATGAATACCCGAATTTGCAAGAATTTACAACCGAAGAGCTGCGAGGGGAATTGCTGGCAATTGAAGCTGATACATACGCTGAGTTTGTCCGCGCAGGTAAGTTAAATAAAGAACTGTCACCTTTTTTGCAAACAACCCATGATGTCACAGATGGAAAGGAATAA
- a CDS encoding MIP/aquaporin family protein has translation MMQTLRKHYPEYLMEAAGLGIFLISAVVVTTLLEHPASPIPQAISDPLLRRFIIGVAMGLIAICIIYSPWGKQSGAHLNPVVTFTFFRLGKIQPWDVIFYILAHFIGGLLGLLFAVVVFRDAVTNPSINYIVTIPGAGGAGVAFLAELVISFGVMLMILFASNTPKLAPFTGIFAGVMIATYITVEAPLSGTSMNPARTLASAIPSHNWTAIWVYFTAPLLGMLLAAELYIRLKGKRAVRCAKLHHHNNKRCIFRCGYRHPEVDKRWLLSDKLPNP, from the coding sequence ATGATGCAGACACTACGGAAACATTATCCAGAATACTTGATGGAAGCTGCGGGACTGGGGATATTTCTAATTTCTGCTGTGGTGGTGACTACCTTGTTAGAACATCCAGCTTCACCAATTCCACAAGCAATTTCTGACCCACTTTTACGACGGTTTATCATTGGCGTGGCGATGGGATTAATCGCTATTTGTATTATTTATTCTCCTTGGGGTAAACAATCAGGCGCACATCTCAATCCGGTTGTCACCTTCACTTTCTTTCGTCTTGGCAAAATTCAACCGTGGGATGTTATTTTTTACATCCTGGCTCACTTTATAGGTGGATTACTAGGATTGCTGTTTGCTGTTGTGGTGTTTAGAGATGCAGTTACCAATCCATCTATAAATTATATTGTCACAATTCCTGGTGCGGGTGGTGCAGGTGTGGCATTTTTGGCTGAACTAGTGATTTCTTTTGGAGTAATGCTGATGATTTTGTTTGCATCCAATACCCCCAAACTAGCACCATTTACAGGCATATTTGCAGGAGTAATGATTGCAACTTACATCACGGTAGAAGCACCATTGTCAGGTACGAGCATGAACCCAGCCCGTACCCTAGCATCGGCAATTCCATCTCACAATTGGACAGCCATCTGGGTTTATTTCACTGCACCACTCTTAGGGATGCTCTTAGCAGCCGAACTTTATATCAGGCTGAAAGGAAAAAGGGCTGTAAGATGCGCTAAACTCCATCACCACAACAACAAACGTTGTATCTTTCGCTGTGGTTATCGTCACCCAGAAGTAGATAAAAGATGGTTGTTAAGCGACAAGTTACCTAATCCCTAG
- a CDS encoding DUF1622 domain-containing protein — protein sequence MKKEASQDSLINLILPLALILGLVLLLSLNVEAGGQSRETTPLETWLKVIVGYLAAGTEIAAAVVIGGAVIRGISTYLRLLFSRSKQHFDATEAIRLQLGRVLALGLEFTVASDILRTAVAPTRQDILNLGAIVLLRTLLNYFLEREIQQGEQRRSSEPELDRSIR from the coding sequence ATGAAAAAAGAGGCATCACAAGATTCATTAATTAATTTAATATTGCCCCTAGCCCTCATACTAGGGCTAGTTCTGCTTTTGAGTTTGAATGTGGAAGCCGGAGGGCAAAGCAGGGAAACTACTCCTCTAGAGACATGGCTCAAAGTCATTGTTGGTTATTTGGCAGCAGGGACAGAAATTGCCGCAGCAGTTGTGATTGGCGGAGCAGTGATCCGAGGTATTTCTACTTATTTGCGCTTGTTGTTCTCTCGCTCCAAACAACATTTTGATGCCACAGAAGCAATTCGTCTACAATTGGGTCGAGTGCTGGCATTGGGGTTGGAATTTACTGTCGCCAGCGATATTTTGCGGACAGCAGTAGCACCCACCCGCCAGGATATTTTGAATTTAGGAGCGATCGTTTTGCTGCGAACCTTGCTGAATTATTTCTTAGAGCGAGAGATTCAGCAAGGAGAACAACGCCGTTCATCGGAGCCGGAACTCGATAGGAGTATACGATGA
- a CDS encoding ZIP family metal transporter produces the protein MFPLWLKAGFWGLVGGSALLLGSAVGYYAKIPQRVIAAIMAFGAGVLISALAFELMDEAYKRGGFDSTAIGFVSGAVVYTAANWFLSYQGAKHRKRSGEQQPSEEENSGSGMAIAVGALLDGIPESIVIGVSMIDGGVVSWVTVAAVFLSNVPEGLSSAAGMKKAGRSTAYIFGVWGGIAIISGIAALLGYALFSHFSQEIIAATTAIAAGAILAMITDTMIPEAFEQAHNFAGLIVVFGFLAAFVLSKLA, from the coding sequence ATGTTTCCACTTTGGTTAAAAGCAGGTTTTTGGGGTTTGGTGGGTGGTTCAGCGCTGCTACTGGGTTCCGCAGTAGGTTACTACGCCAAGATTCCTCAACGGGTTATTGCTGCAATTATGGCTTTTGGTGCTGGTGTGCTAATTTCGGCACTAGCGTTTGAACTAATGGATGAAGCTTATAAGCGTGGTGGCTTTGACTCAACAGCGATCGGATTTGTAAGTGGTGCAGTTGTATATACAGCAGCAAACTGGTTTCTGTCCTATCAAGGTGCAAAGCACCGCAAACGTTCAGGTGAACAGCAACCATCGGAAGAGGAAAATAGTGGGAGTGGGATGGCGATCGCAGTTGGTGCATTACTCGATGGTATTCCCGAATCTATTGTGATTGGTGTGAGCATGATTGACGGTGGAGTTGTTAGTTGGGTAACTGTAGCGGCTGTTTTTCTCTCTAACGTTCCCGAAGGACTTTCTAGTGCTGCTGGGATGAAAAAAGCAGGGCGTTCAACAGCTTACATCTTCGGTGTGTGGGGAGGAATTGCCATCATTTCTGGTATAGCAGCACTTTTAGGCTATGCTTTGTTCAGTCATTTTTCACAAGAAATCATTGCCGCCACTACTGCGATCGCCGCAGGTGCTATTTTGGCAATGATTACAGACACAATGATTCCAGAAGCTTTCGAGCAAGCCCATAATTTTGCTGGACTAATCGTCGTCTTTGGATTTCTTGCTGCTTTTGTCTTGAGTAAACTCGCTTGA
- a CDS encoding DM13 domain-containing protein, with product MKLRHLLILGLSSLVMVGCVPEVSKNQANESPIAVNASVPVSSTQAKPLANSAQSPDSTAIKSGTFVSGEQKTQGKVNITTKDGKSFLELDESFKTSESGPDLVVILHRSDNVINSTKPPSYPLKNGDYFIIAPLQKYSGAQTYSIPQNINLADYKSAAIWCRKFNATFGAASLSQ from the coding sequence ATGAAATTAAGACATTTATTAATACTGGGCTTGTCTTCTCTTGTCATGGTTGGCTGCGTCCCCGAAGTCTCAAAGAACCAGGCTAATGAAAGTCCTATAGCTGTGAATGCCTCTGTTCCCGTGTCTTCAACTCAGGCGAAACCGTTAGCCAACTCAGCACAATCTCCAGATTCAACTGCTATTAAGTCAGGCACATTTGTTTCTGGAGAACAAAAAACTCAAGGGAAAGTTAATATTACCACTAAAGACGGCAAATCATTTCTAGAGCTTGATGAGTCATTTAAGACTTCTGAATCAGGGCCAGATTTAGTAGTAATTTTGCATCGTTCAGATAACGTGATTAATTCAACTAAGCCACCATCGTATCCTTTAAAAAACGGAGATTATTTTATCATAGCTCCGTTACAAAAATATAGTGGCGCTCAAACATATTCTATTCCTCAAAATATCAATTTAGCAGACTATAAATCTGCCGCTATCTGGTGTCGCAAGTTTAATGCTACTTTTGGCGCTGCTAGTTTGAGTCAGTAA
- a CDS encoding HPP family protein: protein MNNEPRELESIKPGNSRKRRRLSLKGEFALASMPTLTILTVLALVEVLSRQRLLFASLASSAFLIYLDPQHGTNTVRTLIISQMLAAAIGLFTYLVLGPGYLSAGSAMILTIVLMILLDVVHPPAVATSLSFALKAGNENNLVLFGLAVGIIATLVLLERCALWLLTHYSRD from the coding sequence ATGAATAACGAACCTAGAGAATTAGAATCTATAAAACCAGGAAACAGCCGTAAAAGACGCAGATTAAGTTTAAAGGGTGAATTTGCTCTAGCTTCAATGCCAACGCTGACGATCCTAACGGTGCTAGCTCTGGTTGAGGTACTTAGTCGTCAGCGACTTTTATTCGCCTCTCTTGCTTCTAGTGCCTTCCTAATTTACTTAGACCCGCAACACGGCACTAATACAGTGCGGACACTTATCATCTCTCAAATGTTGGCAGCGGCCATTGGCTTATTCACCTACTTGGTTTTGGGGCCTGGGTATTTATCGGCTGGAAGTGCAATGATTTTGACAATTGTTCTAATGATATTGTTAGATGTCGTTCATCCTCCCGCAGTCGCCACTTCGTTGAGTTTTGCTCTCAAGGCGGGTAATGAAAACAATTTAGTTTTATTTGGTTTGGCAGTCGGCATTATTGCCACACTGGTTTTGTTGGAACGGTGTGCTTTGTGGCTACTGACACATTACAGTCGCGATTGA
- a CDS encoding NADPH-dependent FMN reductase produces MSDSSLFIPVILGTSRQGRQSEHVAKFIVEQVAARDRLETELIDIRNIAIANDNAGEPLKDPQFSATMERADGLIIVVPEYNHGYPGLLKHILDTCLKEYIHKAVGLCGVSAGPFGGTRVIQNLLPVMRELGLMTIFYDLNFSNVQKLFDESGNLIDKPTYIRRMEKFMDELVWMSTVLKYGRQEVSLEKKDSIQVNTHASKPCPEIAARMGADAMDTVLQVSRNAQTGEVKATPVT; encoded by the coding sequence ATGTCAGATTCATCCTTATTTATTCCAGTTATCCTTGGTACTTCTCGTCAAGGTCGCCAGAGTGAACACGTTGCTAAATTTATCGTTGAGCAGGTTGCAGCACGCGATCGCCTAGAAACTGAATTGATCGATATTAGAAATATAGCGATCGCTAATGATAATGCAGGTGAACCACTCAAAGACCCTCAATTTTCTGCAACTATGGAACGGGCAGATGGATTAATTATCGTTGTACCAGAATATAACCACGGTTATCCGGGTTTACTCAAACACATACTTGACACCTGCCTTAAAGAATACATTCATAAAGCCGTTGGACTGTGCGGCGTTTCCGCAGGCCCCTTTGGTGGTACAAGGGTAATCCAAAACCTCTTACCTGTGATGCGGGAGTTGGGGCTAATGACTATTTTCTATGACCTCAACTTTAGCAACGTTCAAAAACTATTTGATGAGTCGGGTAATTTGATTGACAAACCAACCTACATTCGCCGCATGGAAAAGTTTATGGACGAGTTAGTTTGGATGTCAACTGTCCTGAAATATGGGCGACAAGAAGTCAGCCTGGAGAAGAAAGATAGTATCCAAGTTAACACCCATGCCAGTAAACCCTGCCCGGAAATAGCTGCGCGGATGGGTGCAGATGCAATGGATACCGTCCTGCAAGTAAGTCGTAATGCCCAGACTGGTGAGGTGAAAGCTACCCCAGTTACTTAA
- a CDS encoding SDR family NAD(P)-dependent oxidoreductase, which translates to MKLEGKVALVTGSSQGIGQGIVLGLAQAGANVVINYRSHPEGAEDTLAKVEAIGGNCHIAQCPKSHGYTVQADLGSVDEVRQLIAESINHFGKLDILVNNAGIEKHAPFWDVTEADYDAVMNVNLKGVFFATQAFVQHLIETKRTGKIINISSVHEELPFPNFTAYCASKGGMKMLARNLAVELGALGITINNVAPGAIETPINTKLLNDPEKLGALLKNIPLGRLGQPQDVASLVAFLASDDADYITGSTFFVDGGLLWNYQEQ; encoded by the coding sequence ATGAAACTAGAAGGAAAAGTTGCCCTAGTAACTGGGAGCAGTCAAGGAATTGGACAGGGAATTGTTCTCGGTCTAGCTCAAGCAGGGGCAAATGTGGTAATTAACTATCGTTCTCACCCAGAAGGAGCAGAGGATACTTTAGCAAAGGTGGAGGCGATTGGTGGTAATTGTCACATAGCTCAGTGTCCAAAATCTCATGGTTATACAGTTCAGGCAGATTTGGGCAGTGTCGATGAAGTACGCCAACTGATTGCAGAAAGTATTAACCATTTCGGCAAGCTAGATATTTTGGTAAATAATGCTGGCATTGAAAAACACGCACCATTTTGGGATGTCACAGAAGCAGATTACGACGCTGTAATGAATGTCAATTTAAAAGGTGTTTTCTTTGCCACTCAAGCTTTTGTACAACACCTGATTGAAACTAAAAGAACGGGAAAAATTATTAATATTAGTTCGGTGCATGAAGAACTACCATTTCCCAATTTCACAGCTTACTGTGCTAGCAAAGGCGGAATGAAAATGCTTGCTCGTAACTTAGCTGTTGAGTTGGGTGCTTTGGGAATCACGATTAATAATGTTGCGCCAGGAGCAATAGAAACTCCGATTAATACTAAGCTGTTGAATGACCCAGAAAAGTTGGGTGCGCTATTAAAAAATATTCCACTTGGTCGCTTGGGTCAACCGCAAGATGTTGCTTCTTTAGTGGCGTTTCTGGCTTCTGATGATGCTGACTACATTACAGGTAGCACTTTCTTTGTAGATGGTGGACTACTTTGGAATTATCAAGAACAGTAG
- a CDS encoding HPP family protein, which translates to MKSHRSSLKPLEGANRSLRRRLDWKGELALATASTLVILSVFALVEVLTRQRLLFASLASSAFLIYLDPQHGTNTVRTLAISQMMAAGIGFITYMLLGSGYVSGGTAMIVTIVLMILLDVMHPPAVSTSLSFALKAGNENKLVVFGLAVGITALLVGLERFALWFLVHLSQK; encoded by the coding sequence ATGAAATCCCATCGTTCCAGCTTAAAACCTTTAGAAGGTGCAAATCGCTCGCTCCGCCGCCGTCTCGATTGGAAAGGTGAGTTGGCATTAGCCACTGCATCGACATTAGTTATATTGTCTGTGTTTGCACTAGTGGAGGTACTAACCCGCCAGCGTTTATTGTTTGCGTCCCTAGCTTCTAGTGCCTTTCTCATTTATCTCGATCCCCAGCACGGTACAAATACGGTGCGAACTCTAGCCATTTCCCAAATGATGGCAGCTGGAATCGGTTTTATAACTTATATGCTGTTAGGTTCGGGTTATGTATCTGGGGGAACTGCAATGATCGTCACCATCGTACTGATGATCCTGTTAGATGTGATGCATCCTCCAGCCGTTTCTACATCCTTAAGCTTTGCTTTAAAAGCTGGCAATGAAAACAAATTAGTTGTGTTTGGTCTAGCTGTGGGCATCACTGCCCTGTTGGTTGGACTAGAACGCTTTGCTCTGTGGTTTCTGGTACACCTGAGCCAGAAGTAG